A single window of Rana temporaria chromosome 1, aRanTem1.1, whole genome shotgun sequence DNA harbors:
- the LOC120925012 gene encoding sperm surface protein Sp17-like, translating into MAIPFSNTNYRIPRGFATLLEGLTREVLREQPKDIPLFASKYFSDLLQNREGMGFDPVEWSASLEDRFYNNHSFQHAEENIFTPRSEGVSSFRETAKIVDISVEFPQPLDVPLEEEHKAQPQEVPSEEEHKAEPQEVTSEEEHRIEQQDVQSEEEHKMEQQEVPSEKDHKIEKQEVPSEEDHKIEKQEVPSEEEHKIEQHNIPSEEEHKFQAQEVPPEEEQQVQAQEVPSEEEEHKIQLQDVSSSTQRSEVEVVYKEDEGPGRDQAATVIQAAIRGHLVRQEVKKLQEVETGD; encoded by the coding sequence ATGGCCATTCCTTTTTCCAACACAAATTATCGCATCCCTCGAGGGTTTGCCACTCTCCTGGAAGGGCTCACCAGAGAGGTCCTAAGGGAGCAGCCGAAGGATATCCCGCTATTTGCTTCCAAATACTTTTCAGACCTTCTGCAGAACAGGGAAGGGATGGGCTTCGATCCGGTCGAATGGAGTGCGTCTTTGGAGGACAGGTTCTACAATAATCACTCTTTCCAGCATGCAGAAGAGAATATATTCACTCCACGTTCTGAAGGTGTGAGCAGTTTTAGAGAGACTGCAAAGATAGTGGACATCTCTGTGGAATTTCCACAGCCACTAGATGTCCCATTGGAGGAGGAACATAAGGCACAGCCTCAAGAGGTCCCATCAGAGGAGGAACACAAGGCAGAGCCTCAAGAGGTCACATCAGAGGAAGAACACAGAATAGAGCAACAAGATGTCCAATCAGAGGAGGAACACAAGATGGAGCAACAAGAGGTCCCATCAGAGAAGGACCACAAGATAGAGAAACAAGAGGTCCCATCAGAGGAGGACCACAAGATAGAGAAACAAGAGGTCCCATCAGAGGAGGAACACAAGATAGAGCAACACAATATCCCATCAGAAGAggaacacaaatttcaggctcaAGAGGTACCACCAGAGGAGGAACAGCAAGTTCAGGCACAAGAGGTCCCATCAGAGGAGGAGGAACACAAGATACAACTACAAGATGTCTCTTCATCCACCCAGCGATCTGAGGTTGAAGTTGTATACAAGGAGGACGAGGGGCCGGGCCGGGACCAGGCTGCCACTGTGATCCAAGCCGCCATCCGGGGACATCTagtcagacaggaagtgaagaaactCCAAGAAGTAGAGACAGGAGACTAG